In Rhodothermales bacterium, the DNA window TCCCCGAGGCGAACTGGACCTATTACGCGAACCTCGCTTACGGCGTCACGACGATGCACGACCCGTCGGCGACGACGGAGACCGTCTTCAGCCTCGCCGAACTCGTCAAGGCAGGCGAGGTCGTCGGCCCCCGCGTGTACTCGACGGGGACGATCCTCTACGGCGCCGACGGCGACTTCCGCGCCACCGTCAACTCGCTGGACGACGCGCGCAGCCACCTCCGGCGGATGAAGGCGGTCGGGGCGCACTCGGTGAAGAGCTACAACCAGCCACGCCGCGACCAGCGCCAGCAAGTCCTGAAGGCCGCGCGTGAGCTAAACATGCTCGTCGTGCCCGAGGGCGGCTCGACGTTTCACCACAACCTCAACCAGATCGTCGACGGGCACACCGGGATCGAGCACGCGATGCCCGTCGCGCCGCTCTACGACGACGTGCTGACGCTGTGGGGCGAGAGCGGCGTGGCGTACACGCCCACGCTCGTCGTCGGCTACGGCGGGCTGTGGGGCGAGAACTACTGGTACGCGACCGAGAACGTGTGGGAGGACGAGCGCCTGCTCACGTTCACCCCGCGCGGCCTCGTCGACGCCCGCTCGCGCCGCCGCACGCTCGTCCCCGACAGCGAGTACTGGCACCAGACGCTCGCCGCCTCCGCGAAGGACTTGAGTGATCGAGGCGTCGGGGTCAATCTCGGCGCGCACGGGCAGATGCAGGGCGTCGCGGCGCACTGGGAGCTGTGGATGTTCGGGCAGGGCGGGATGACGCCGCTCGAAGCGATCCGCGCCGCCACGCTCAACGGCGCGCGCTACGTCGGGCTCGACGGCGACATCGGCTCCATCGAAGCGGGCAAGCTCGCCGACTTCGTCGTCCTCACCGCGAACCCCCTGGATGACCTCCGCCACACGCGCGACATTCACTACACCGTCGCCAACGGCCGGGTCTACGACGCCGCAACGATGGACCAGGTGTGGCCCGTCGCCGCGCCGCGCCCGCCGCTGTGGTTCGAGCGCGAGGGCGCGAGCGATGCCTCTGTCTGGCGCGACGGCGAGGTGCGCGCCTTCGGCTGCTCCTGCGGCACGCACTGACGCTGACAAACCCCCTTCACTTGTCATTGCGAGCGACTGAAAGGAGCGCGGCAATCTCCCGATTCCAGCAGCCTGAAGGAGATTGCCGCGTCGCTGCGCTCCTCGCAATGACAAGCGGGGGTGTTAGGGGACGACCATGCGCTTCGGCATGAGCGCTCACCGGCCGACCATCTGCACGATCGCATCGGCGCAGCGCTCGCCGTCCATCGCCGCCGATGCGATGCCCCCAGCGTAGCCCGCGCCCTCGCCGCATGGGAAGAGCCCCGGCACGCCCACATGCTGGAGCGTCTGCGGGTCGCGCGGGATGCGGACGGGCGACGACGTGCGCGACTCCGGCGCGTGTACGACGGCCTCGTTCGTCAGGTAGCCACGCATCGAGCGGTCGAACTGCCGGAAGCCCTGCACGAGCGCCGCGTGGATGAAGTCCGGCAGCACCTCCCCCAGCTCCACCGACGCGATACCGGGCGCGTACGAGGTGTTCGGCAGGTCGGCCGAGACGCGGCCCTCCACGAAATCGACGAGGCGTTGCGCGGGGGCCACCTGCGTGCGACCCCCGGCCTCCCAGGCTCGGCGCTCTACGGCCTGCTGGAACGCCATCGCCGCGAGCGGGCCGTGCTCCGCGAAGGGCGCGAAGTCGGCCTCGCGTAGCTCGACGACGATGCCCGAGTTGGCCGTGGCGCGGGCGCGTCGGGAGGACGACCAGCCGTTCGTGACGACCTCGCCGGGGCGCGTGGCGCAGGGCGCGATCACGCCGCCGGGGCACATGCAGAATGAGTACACGCCGCGCCCGTCCACCTGCTTCGACACCGCGTAGGGCGACGGCGGCAGGTACGGCCCCCGCTCGGGGCAATCGTACTGAATCGCGTCGATGAGCGCCTGCGGATGCTCGACGCGCACGCCGATTGCGAGGGGTTTCAGATCAATTGCGATGCCGCGCCGGTGGAGGAGCTCGAAGATGTCGCGCGCCGAGTGGCCCGTGGCAAGAAGGGCGGCGCGGGCCCGGTGCACTGTCCCGTCGAGCGTGCGAACGCCGGCGAACGCCCCGCCCTCCAGCACGAAGTCGTCCACGCGCGTGTCGAACAAGACCTCGCCGCCGTGGTGGCGGATGCACTCGCGCATCGCCGCGATGATGGGCGGCAGCTTGTTGGTCCCGATGTGGGGGTGGGCCTCGACGAGGATCTCGTCCGTCGCGCCGAAGGCAACGAGCAGTTCGAGCACGCGCAGCACGTTGCCCCGCTTCTTGGACCGGGTGTAGAGCTTGCCGTCGGAGTACGTGCCGGCCCCGCCTTCGCCGAAGCAGTAGTTTGAGTCCTCGTTGACCTCGTGGCGCGTGTTGATCCCTTTGAGGTCCGCGATGCGCGCGCGCACGTCCTTCCCCCGCTCCAGCACGATCGGCCGCAGGCCCCGCTCGATGAGGCGCAGCGCGGCGAACAGGCCGGCCGGCCCCGCCCCGATCACCAGCACCTCCTCGGCGTCGCGCACGTTGGGGTAGTCCGGGAGCGCGGGCGGCGACGGGGCGTACGGCTCGTCGGTGTACACGTCCACGGTGAGGTTAACGTAGATCGTGCGCTGTCGCGCGTCGATGGAGCGGCGCACGGGGACGACGTGGCGCACGTCGGCGGGCGCCACGCCGAGCGTGCGGGCGACGTGCTCGGCGAGCGCGACGGGCTCGCCGGCTACTTCGGGAAGGACGCGTAGCTGGAGGGAATGAGGCATGGGCTGGAGGCTGCTGGGGCGGGCTCGGTGCAACGCACGGGCCGACCTCGGCGTGCCCCAAGCTCCGCGATACAACGGATTCTTCTCCCTCGCAACGGCAGCGCGGATCGGTTCGGGGCACGTCCGAGGTGCGCACGAATCACCCTTACATGTCATTGCGAGGAGCGAAGCGACGCGGCAATCTCCTCCATATCAGCAGACCGAAGGAGATTGGCTCCGCCGAACCCTTCGGTATTGCCACGTCGCTACGGGACAAGTCCCTGCGCTCCTCACAATGACAGGGCTAATGGGTATGAGACGCTCAGCGTACCTGCACGTCGGAGAGGAGGCGGGCTTGCGGGGTGGCGTGGAGCGTGGCCGCCTCACGGAGAAGCGTGACCTGCTGGCGGAACGCCCGCTCGTGCAGCGTCTCCCGACGCGCCTGCACGGTGCCGAGTGCGGCCTGCACGAACGCGCCGTCCGTGAGTAGTTCGAAAAACCCTTTCTCTTCGGGCAGCACACGGAGGCCGTAGTCGGTGTCGAGCCCGGCCATCGCGGCGGCGACAGTGAGCGCGCCGTCGAGGTCGGCGAGGCCGTCGATGAGGCCGAGTTGGAGGGCGCGGGCGCCGGTGTAGACGCGGCCCCCGGCGAGCGCGCGGACGGAGTCGGGCGAGAGCCCGCGCCCGCTCGCGACGCGGTCCACGAAAGCGGTGTAGACCTCCTCCGTCGTCCGTTCGAGGATTGCCCGCTCCTGCGGCCCGAGCGGCTGGCCGAGCGCGCCGAGGTCGGCGGCGGGGCCGGTCTGCACGGCGTCGAACGTGACGCCGAGCTTGTCGTTGAGGAGCTCCGTCGCGTCGAAGAGGACGGAGATCACGCCGATCGAGCCCGTGATCGTGTTCGGGTCGGCGAGGATCGTGTCGGCGGCGGCGGCGAGGTAGTACCCGCCCGAGGCCGCGACGCCGCCCATCGAGACGACGACGGGGACGTGCCGCCGCGCTTCGCGGACGGCGTGCCACATCGCGTCCGACGCCGTCGCCGCTCCGCCCGGCGAGTCGACGCGGACGACAATTGCGCGGACGGTCTCGTCGCGGACGGCCTCGCGGAGGGCGTCGGCGAAGGTGTCGGCCCCGAGGATCGCGCCGCTGCCGGTGTCGGGCGTGCTCTCGCCCGGCATGATTTGCCCGACGGCGTAGACGAGCGCGATCCGCTCGCTCGCATCGCCGAGCGCGAGTCCGGCTTCGGAGGGCGTGACGGCGGCATAGTCCTCGAACGCGACGGTGCGGAGTTCGTCATCGGCGTCTTGATCGGTGTACGCGCGGAGTCCGTCGCGCACCGCTTCTTCGTAGCGGAGGCCGTCTACGAGCCCGGCAGCGAGCGCGGCCCTGGCGTCGTAGAGCCCGCCGGCTTCGACGATCCGGTCGAGGTCGGCGAGGGTGACGGGGCGCGAGGCGGCGATGGCGGTGCGGAACGTCGTGCTCACGCCGTCGACGAGGTCCTGGTATTGCTCGCGGTTCTCGGGCGAGAATTGGCGGTTCGTAAACGTCTCGGCGGCGCTCTTGTACGACCCGGCGCGGATCACCTCGGGCTCCACACCGAGCTTGTCGAGCGCGCCGGCGAAGAACGGGACGGTGAGGTAGAAGCCGTTGAGTTCGAACGTCGCCTCGGGCGGGGTGAAGACGGAGTCGGCAGCCGAGGCGAGGTAGTAGGCGGCCTCGCTGAAGCCGTTCGACCCGCTGGAAG includes these proteins:
- a CDS encoding FAD-dependent protein; translation: MPHSLQLRVLPEVAGEPVALAEHVARTLGVAPADVRHVVPVRRSIDARQRTIYVNLTVDVYTDEPYAPSPPALPDYPNVRDAEEVLVIGAGPAGLFAALRLIERGLRPIVLERGKDVRARIADLKGINTRHEVNEDSNYCFGEGGAGTYSDGKLYTRSKKRGNVLRVLELLVAFGATDEILVEAHPHIGTNKLPPIIAAMRECIRHHGGEVLFDTRVDDFVLEGGAFAGVRTLDGTVHRARAALLATGHSARDIFELLHRRGIAIDLKPLAIGVRVEHPQALIDAIQYDCPERGPYLPPSPYAVSKQVDGRGVYSFCMCPGGVIAPCATRPGEVVTNGWSSSRRARATANSGIVVELREADFAPFAEHGPLAAMAFQQAVERRAWEAGGRTQVAPAQRLVDFVEGRVSADLPNTSYAPGIASVELGEVLPDFIHAALVQGFRQFDRSMRGYLTNEAVVHAPESRTSSPVRIPRDPQTLQHVGVPGLFPCGEGAGYAGGIASAAMDGERCADAIVQMVGR
- the sppA gene encoding signal peptide peptidase SppA → MKRFLLYLTAAFFGTLAALFFLFLLVTAALVGGEATPPVASDSVLDLDLGGFIPEIAPLDPVGALIGQEGLTLRDVTEALRKAAADDRIEVVWLRPEGVSASWAVLSEIRGALDTYRASGKPLIASSGSNGFSEAAYYLASAADSVFTPPEATFELNGFYLTVPFFAGALDKLGVEPEVIRAGSYKSAAETFTNRQFSPENREQYQDLVDGVSTTFRTAIAASRPVTLADLDRIVEAGGLYDARAALAAGLVDGLRYEEAVRDGLRAYTDQDADDELRTVAFEDYAAVTPSEAGLALGDASERIALVYAVGQIMPGESTPDTGSGAILGADTFADALREAVRDETVRAIVVRVDSPGGAATASDAMWHAVREARRHVPVVVSMGGVAASGGYYLAAAADTILADPNTITGSIGVISVLFDATELLNDKLGVTFDAVQTGPAADLGALGQPLGPQERAILERTTEEVYTAFVDRVASGRGLSPDSVRALAGGRVYTGARALQLGLIDGLADLDGALTVAAAMAGLDTDYGLRVLPEEKGFFELLTDGAFVQAALGTVQARRETLHERAFRQQVTLLREAATLHATPQARLLSDVQVR